One segment of Macaca fascicularis isolate 582-1 chromosome 4, T2T-MFA8v1.1 DNA contains the following:
- the LOC107129465 gene encoding large ribosomal subunit protein eL31-like, with the protein MAPTKKGGEKKKGRSAINEVVTREYTINIHKRIHGVGFKKRAPRAFKEIRKFARKEMGTPDVRIDTRLNKAAWAKGIRNVPYRIRVRLSRKRNEDEDSPNKLYTLVTYVHVTTFKNLQTVNVDEN; encoded by the coding sequence ATGGCTCCCACAAAGAAGGGTGGCGAGAAGAAAAAGGGCCGTTCTGCCATCAACGAGGTGGTGACCCGAGAATACACCATCAACATTCACAAGCGCATCCATGGAGTGGGCTTCAAGAAGCGTGCCCCTCGGGCATTCAAAGAGATTCGGAAATTTGCCAGGAAGGAGATGGGAACTCCAGATGTGCGCATTGATACCAGGCTCAACAAAGCTGCCTGGGCCAAAGGAATAAGGAATGTCCCATACCGAATCCGTGTGCGGCTGTCCAGAAAACGTAATGAGGATGAAGATTCACCAAATAAGCTCTATACTTTGGTTACCTATGTACATGTTACCACTTTCAAAAATCTACAGACAGTCAATGTGGATGAGAACTAA